One segment of Paraburkholderia caribensis DNA contains the following:
- a CDS encoding DUF1289 domain-containing protein, which translates to MSVKSPCIDICKFDSKTGYCIGCLRTKEECKGWKKMKDKHRRKVIDQKPERAAMIRK; encoded by the coding sequence ATGAGTGTCAAATCGCCCTGTATCGACATCTGCAAGTTCGACAGCAAGACCGGTTATTGCATTGGCTGCCTGCGCACGAAGGAGGAATGCAAAGGCTGGAAGAAGATGAAAGACAAGCATCGCCGCAAGGTCATCGACCAGAAGCCGGAACGCGCGGCGATGATCCGCAAATAA
- a CDS encoding YnfA family protein: MKTLLLYVMTAIAEIVGCYLPWRWLKDGGPAWLLLPGALSLALFAWLLTFHGAAAGRVYAAYGGVYVAVAILWLWCVDHVRPNAWDLVGAALTLAGMGVIAFQPRV, from the coding sequence ATGAAGACCCTGTTGCTCTACGTTATGACCGCGATCGCCGAGATCGTCGGCTGCTATCTGCCCTGGCGCTGGCTCAAGGACGGCGGCCCCGCGTGGCTGCTGTTGCCGGGCGCGTTGAGCCTTGCGCTGTTCGCATGGCTTCTGACCTTTCATGGCGCGGCGGCGGGCCGCGTCTATGCCGCATACGGCGGCGTCTATGTAGCGGTGGCGATCCTCTGGCTATGGTGCGTCGACCACGTGCGTCCGAACGCATGGGATCTTGTGGGCGCCGCGCTGACGCTGGCCGGCATGGGCGTCATAGCGTTCCAGCCGCGCGTCTGA